From the genome of Terriglobia bacterium, one region includes:
- a CDS encoding alpha/beta hydrolase-fold protein produces the protein MRVLIIAIAVIFSFVPAHAASRVDCGRIQSAILHRAVPYCVMLPPSYDQDKTRKFPVVYYLHGLGDNEQSLINAGGWNIYDDLLSQKKVDEFLIVTPYGYQSFFINSRDGKFRYEDFFLREFMPQIEKKYRVKPGRASHGIMGISMGGFGALHYAFKYPQKFAAVSTHMAALMDVLPKNIGDTPEGKMMGTIFGSPIDEKYYQANNPLSLARMAPVGELRSMKIYFDVGDHDHYGFNVGNAELDRILKQRKVLHEFHIFPGGHDMAFVLQHFAASLEWQAKALK, from the coding sequence ATGCGCGTGCTGATCATCGCAATTGCGGTGATCTTTTCTTTTGTTCCAGCGCACGCGGCTTCGCGGGTCGATTGCGGCCGCATTCAGAGCGCGATTCTGCATCGGGCGGTGCCGTATTGCGTGATGCTGCCGCCGAGTTATGACCAGGACAAGACGCGGAAGTTTCCGGTCGTCTACTATCTGCATGGGCTGGGCGATAACGAGCAGTCGCTGATCAATGCCGGCGGGTGGAATATTTATGACGACCTGCTGTCGCAAAAGAAGGTCGATGAGTTCCTGATCGTCACGCCGTACGGGTACCAGTCTTTTTTTATCAATTCGCGAGACGGGAAGTTTCGGTACGAGGACTTCTTCCTGCGCGAGTTCATGCCGCAGATTGAGAAGAAGTACCGGGTGAAGCCGGGGCGGGCATCGCACGGGATCATGGGCATCTCGATGGGCGGCTTCGGGGCACTGCATTACGCGTTCAAGTATCCGCAAAAGTTCGCTGCCGTGAGCACCCATATGGCGGCCCTGATGGATGTATTACCGAAGAATATCGGCGACACGCCCGAGGGCAAGATGATGGGTACCATCTTCGGATCGCCGATCGACGAGAAGTACTACCAGGCCAACAATCCGCTGAGCCTGGCGCGCATGGCGCCCGTGGGGGAACTGCGGTCGATGAAGATCTACTTCGACGTCGGCGACCACGATCACTACGGGTTCAACGTCGGCAACGCGGAGCTCGACCGGATTCTGAAACAACGCAAGGTGCTGCACGAGTTTCATATCTTTCCCGGCGGACACGATATGGCGTTCGTGCTGCAACACTTCGCGGCATCGCTGGAGTGGCAGGCGAAAGCGCTGAAGTAG
- a CDS encoding ABC transporter permease: protein MKGYDLFEMASRNLRESKLRNGLTTMGIAVGVASLVAMLSLGVGLQQLANSKVAKSGLFDTVFVTSPREFDDHEHDNEKKQPEQNRIVDEAARQEIAKIPNVVEVAPEIRVMTDIRYKDKSYPAFMGALPESAKGGDAFDNMQGKFFSSPTAKEAILQKDFAKTLEPDNPNAMIGKEIVLRYAERHAAEDKGDAASSSTDEFSFSVVRKEQPLKVVGIIDQEPFGGMRMISRARLFLPTQMADSLNMVQFSDVRAAANADSNKGGKTYSMLTVKVSSAGKVEQVQEAIKKLGLRTYSILDASKSLRKFFGIFDMFLGVFGSLALAVASLAIVNTLVMAVLERRREIGIMKSLGADDGDVKKLFFAEAGVMGLVGGVLGVGLGWLMGRVINFGTTFYMRRNNMSPEDFWAVPWWLIGWVILFAVGLSLIAALYPASRAAKLDPIQALRYE from the coding sequence ATGAAGGGCTACGATCTGTTCGAAATGGCCTCGCGAAATTTGCGTGAGTCGAAGCTGCGGAATGGGCTGACGACAATGGGGATTGCCGTAGGAGTGGCTTCGCTGGTGGCGATGCTTTCGCTGGGGGTTGGACTGCAGCAGCTTGCAAATTCCAAGGTCGCCAAGTCGGGACTCTTCGACACCGTGTTCGTCACCTCGCCGAGGGAGTTCGACGATCACGAACATGACAACGAGAAAAAGCAACCGGAGCAGAACCGCATTGTCGATGAGGCTGCACGGCAGGAGATCGCGAAGATTCCCAACGTGGTAGAGGTTGCGCCCGAAATCCGGGTAATGACGGACATCCGGTACAAGGACAAGTCGTACCCGGCCTTCATGGGGGCGCTGCCGGAGTCGGCCAAGGGCGGCGATGCCTTCGACAACATGCAGGGTAAGTTCTTCAGCTCGCCGACGGCGAAAGAAGCGATCCTGCAGAAGGACTTTGCCAAGACGCTGGAGCCTGACAATCCGAACGCGATGATCGGGAAGGAGATCGTGCTGCGCTATGCGGAGCGGCACGCAGCGGAAGACAAGGGGGATGCGGCATCGTCATCGACTGACGAGTTCTCGTTCTCCGTGGTACGGAAAGAGCAACCGCTGAAGGTGGTAGGAATCATCGACCAGGAACCCTTCGGCGGCATGCGGATGATCTCGCGTGCGCGATTGTTCCTGCCGACGCAGATGGCAGATTCGCTGAACATGGTGCAGTTCTCCGACGTGCGTGCGGCGGCGAATGCGGATTCAAACAAGGGCGGCAAGACGTATTCCATGTTAACCGTGAAGGTTTCGAGTGCGGGGAAAGTCGAGCAGGTGCAGGAGGCGATCAAGAAGCTCGGCTTGCGAACCTATTCGATCCTTGACGCGAGCAAGAGTCTGCGGAAGTTTTTTGGGATCTTCGACATGTTCCTTGGCGTCTTTGGATCACTGGCGCTGGCGGTGGCATCGCTGGCCATCGTGAATACGCTGGTTATGGCGGTGCTGGAGCGGCGTCGCGAAATCGGGATCATGAAATCATTAGGCGCCGACGATGGGGACGTAAAGAAGCTCTTCTTCGCCGAAGCTGGCGTGATGGGCCTAGTGGGCGGCGTGCTTGGGGTCGGGTTGGGGTGGCTCATGGGCCGAGTGATCAACTTTGGCACGACGTTTTATATGCGGCGCAACAACATGAGCCCGGAAGACTTCTGGGCGGTTCCTTGGTGGCTGATCGGCTGGGTGATTCTCTTCGCGGTTGGCCTCAGCCTGATTGCGGCTCTGTACCCAGCGTCACGAGCGGCGAAACTGGATCCGATACAGGCGCTGAGATACGAGTAA
- a CDS encoding ABC transporter ATP-binding protein codes for MSESNDLAVRAVDVVRQYRMGASLIRAADGVNLTVGRREFVALLGASGSGKSTLLNLIAGLDRPTGGAIYVLGRDLAKLSSQELARYRRETVGMIFQSFNLIPTMTLEENVELPLRFAEVDRGERANRIREALERVDLIKRLGHRPPELSGGEQQRVAIARALVNRPALLLADEPTGNLDSHTGTEIMTLLRELNRTLGMTVIMVTHERALADEYASRSIHLADGRVVEGVPA; via the coding sequence ATGTCCGAGTCCAATGATCTGGCTGTCCGAGCCGTTGATGTGGTCCGGCAGTACCGAATGGGGGCCTCGCTGATCCGCGCCGCCGATGGGGTGAACCTGACGGTTGGGCGCCGGGAGTTTGTTGCGCTGCTCGGCGCTTCGGGGTCTGGGAAATCCACATTGCTCAACCTGATTGCCGGGCTCGACCGCCCGACCGGAGGCGCCATTTACGTGCTAGGCCGCGACCTGGCGAAGCTGTCCTCGCAGGAACTGGCGCGCTATCGGCGCGAAACGGTCGGGATGATCTTTCAATCCTTCAACCTGATCCCGACCATGACGCTCGAGGAGAACGTCGAACTGCCATTGCGGTTTGCCGAAGTCGATCGCGGCGAGCGGGCGAACCGGATCAGGGAGGCGCTCGAGAGAGTGGATCTGATCAAACGCCTTGGACACCGCCCGCCGGAGCTCTCCGGCGGAGAACAGCAACGGGTTGCGATCGCGCGAGCGCTGGTGAATCGTCCCGCGCTGTTGCTGGCCGACGAGCCGACGGGGAACCTGGACAGCCACACGGGAACGGAAATCATGACGCTGTTGCGCGAATTGAATCGCACACTTGGCATGACGGTGATCATGGTGACGCACGAGCGGGCACTGGCGGATGAGTATGCCAGCCGGTCGATTCACCTGGCTGACGGACGCGTGGTCGAGGGGGTGCCGGCATGA
- the hisI gene encoding phosphoribosyl-AMP cyclohydrolase, with the protein MQLDFDKMQGLAPAIVQDADNGDILMVGFMNREAFDTTLRTGYVTFYSRTRNKLWTKGETSGNRLKLVSAATDCDQDTVLVKVRVEGDGLVCHEGTRSCFTRPIDFSAEVSQ; encoded by the coding sequence ATGCAACTCGACTTCGACAAAATGCAGGGCCTTGCGCCCGCCATTGTGCAGGACGCCGATAATGGTGACATCCTCATGGTGGGCTTCATGAACCGCGAGGCCTTCGACACCACTCTGCGCACCGGCTATGTGACCTTTTACAGCCGCACCCGCAACAAGCTCTGGACCAAGGGCGAGACTAGCGGCAACCGCCTCAAACTCGTCTCCGCCGCCACCGACTGCGACCAGGACACCGTTCTCGTCAAAGTCCGCGTCGAGGGCGACGGCCTGGTCTGCCACGAAGGTACGCGCTCCTGTTTCACCCGGCCCATCGACTTCTCCGCCGAGGTGTCGCAATGA
- the hisG gene encoding ATP phosphoribosyltransferase yields MNVRLGIPKGSLQDATIALFAAAGFKIYANGRSYFPTTDDPEVECMLIRAQEMARYVEHGALDAGLTGLDWVAESGLEVFPVCDLVYAKQSRAKVRWVLAVPEDSPVKRPEDLSGKVIATELVQVTKNYFASKNIPVQVEFSWGATEVKPPILADAIVEVTETGSSLKANRLRIVETILESNTQLIANTRAWQDEWKRRKIENISLLLQGAISAQGRVGLMLNVETKSLPDVLSVLPALNSPTVSPLSDPQWVAVNTILEENTVRDIIPRLKQAGGTGIVEYPLNKVVM; encoded by the coding sequence ATGAACGTTCGCCTCGGCATTCCCAAGGGCAGCCTTCAGGACGCCACCATCGCGCTTTTTGCCGCCGCTGGTTTCAAGATCTACGCCAATGGCCGCTCCTACTTCCCGACCACCGACGACCCCGAGGTCGAATGCATGTTGATTCGCGCCCAGGAAATGGCACGATACGTGGAGCACGGCGCTCTCGACGCCGGACTCACCGGCCTCGACTGGGTCGCCGAAAGCGGTCTCGAGGTCTTTCCCGTCTGCGATCTCGTTTATGCGAAACAGTCGCGCGCGAAAGTTCGTTGGGTTCTCGCGGTCCCGGAAGATTCACCCGTGAAGCGACCGGAGGATCTCTCCGGAAAAGTCATCGCCACTGAGCTCGTACAGGTGACGAAAAACTACTTCGCGTCGAAGAATATCCCTGTGCAGGTAGAGTTTTCCTGGGGTGCAACCGAGGTCAAGCCGCCCATTCTCGCCGACGCCATCGTCGAAGTGACCGAGACCGGCAGCTCGCTCAAAGCCAACCGCCTGCGTATCGTCGAAACCATCCTCGAATCCAACACCCAGCTCATCGCCAACACGCGCGCATGGCAAGACGAGTGGAAGCGCCGCAAAATCGAAAACATCTCACTCCTGCTACAGGGTGCCATCTCCGCGCAGGGCCGTGTCGGGCTTATGCTGAACGTCGAAACGAAAAGTTTGCCGGATGTTCTCTCGGTTCTCCCTGCGCTCAACAGCCCTACCGTGTCGCCGTTGAGCGATCCGCAGTGGGTCGCCGTCAACACCATTCTCGAAGAAAACACTGTTCGCGATATCATCCCACGCCTGAAGCAAGCGGGCGGCACTGGGATTGTCGAATATCCGCTCAACAAGGTGGTGATGTAA
- the hisD gene encoding histidinol dehydrogenase translates to MRVLERQKALDYAARNLIDRGAERDPKLERTVERIVRDVREGGERKLRAYAEKFDGLGKKQPLRVSEEELQGALDSVSPDFITALERAAANIRRFAEWQKPESWLREIEPGLKVGQSVVPIDSVGCYVPGGRYPLPSSLLMTVIPAQIAGVPHIQVASPRPAPQTLAAAALLGIKHFYRIGGAQAIAAFAYGLAGKDEDPVIPRVKKIVGPGNSYVTAAKKLVAFDCAIDMLAGPTEAIVLAHEGDPNFYAADLVAQAEHDPDTLVVFITSNRKLAKQVANACGEMSKKNLVARESLRRNAVTLVIPDREEALGWANAIAPEHITVPEADAKFVFNAGSVFVGQYSPQSLGDYASGPNHTLPTGGAARYRGGLSVLDYLKIITVQEVSKAALKKIAPTVTLLAEAEGLKAHAESVRVRL, encoded by the coding sequence ATGCGCGTCCTCGAACGTCAGAAGGCGCTTGATTATGCGGCCAGGAACCTCATCGATCGCGGCGCCGAACGCGATCCGAAACTCGAACGCACCGTCGAGCGCATCGTCCGCGACGTTCGCGAAGGCGGCGAGCGCAAACTTCGCGCCTACGCCGAGAAGTTCGACGGCTTGGGAAAAAAGCAGCCTCTTCGCGTCTCCGAAGAAGAGTTGCAGGGTGCCCTCGATTCCGTCTCACCGGATTTCATTACTGCCCTCGAGCGCGCAGCAGCGAACATCCGTCGCTTCGCCGAGTGGCAGAAGCCCGAATCGTGGCTGCGCGAGATCGAACCCGGACTCAAAGTCGGCCAGTCCGTCGTCCCCATCGACTCTGTCGGTTGCTACGTCCCTGGCGGACGCTACCCCCTGCCCTCGTCGCTGCTGATGACGGTCATCCCTGCGCAGATCGCCGGAGTTCCACACATCCAAGTCGCTTCTCCCAGACCCGCACCGCAGACGCTCGCCGCCGCCGCGCTGCTCGGCATCAAGCACTTCTACCGCATCGGCGGCGCGCAAGCCATCGCCGCCTTTGCCTATGGTTTAGCGGGAAAAGATGAGGACCCGGTCATTCCACGCGTGAAAAAGATCGTCGGCCCGGGCAACTCCTATGTCACGGCCGCGAAAAAGCTCGTTGCGTTCGACTGCGCGATTGATATGCTGGCTGGCCCGACGGAAGCCATCGTGCTTGCTCACGAAGGCGATCCGAACTTCTACGCCGCCGACCTGGTCGCGCAAGCCGAACACGATCCCGACACTCTTGTTGTTTTCATCACGAGCAATCGCAAGTTGGCGAAACAGGTAGCCAACGCCTGCGGGGAGATGTCGAAGAAGAATCTGGTCGCACGTGAATCGCTGCGCCGCAACGCCGTCACTCTTGTCATTCCCGACCGCGAAGAAGCGCTCGGCTGGGCCAATGCAATTGCCCCCGAACACATCACGGTTCCCGAGGCCGATGCGAAGTTCGTCTTCAACGCCGGATCGGTTTTTGTCGGACAATATTCTCCTCAATCGCTCGGCGACTATGCTTCCGGCCCCAACCACACGCTTCCCACCGGCGGTGCGGCGCGTTATCGTGGCGGCCTGAGCGTGCTCGACTACCTCAAGATCATCACCGTGCAGGAAGTCTCGAAGGCCGCGCTGAAGAAGATCGCACCGACCGTCACCCTGCTCGCCGAAGCCGAGGGTTTAAAGGCGCACGCAGAGTCCGTGCGCGTGAGGCTATGA
- the hisC gene encoding histidinol-phosphate transaminase, which yields MLTARNVVQNLKEYHPPLGGRTGLRLDFNENSSGCSPRVLESLSRINGDVLSRYPEREPVEAIAAEFLGLNRDQVLLTNGVDEAIHLVCETYLEPGDESLIVVPTFSMYEIYARATGADVFAICAAKDFEFPTAAALTSISGKTRLIAIANPNNPTGKVVSRERLIDVIEEAPNAAVLIDEAYFEFYGQTLMDLIGKYDNLFIARTFSKAYGLAGFRVGVLAGSATQMKLVRRVSSPYNVNGVALACLPEALADREYVAGYSAEVRAGRRRLENELEQLGIQYWPSQANFVLARFGKFRKPFIEAMRAQGILVRDRNSDPGCEGCVRITVGTNDQTNRLLRELRGAVDAIGWKPSSAEASR from the coding sequence ATGCTGACCGCCCGTAACGTCGTCCAGAACTTGAAGGAATATCACCCTCCGCTCGGTGGCCGCACCGGACTCCGCCTCGACTTCAACGAGAACTCCAGCGGTTGCTCACCTCGTGTTCTCGAGTCGCTCTCGCGCATCAACGGCGACGTGCTCAGCAGGTATCCGGAGCGCGAACCCGTCGAGGCCATCGCCGCCGAATTCCTCGGCCTCAACCGCGATCAAGTGCTACTCACCAACGGCGTCGACGAAGCCATCCACCTCGTCTGCGAAACCTATCTCGAACCCGGCGACGAATCTCTTATTGTCGTGCCGACGTTTTCCATGTACGAGATCTATGCCCGGGCTACCGGGGCCGATGTGTTCGCCATCTGCGCGGCGAAAGACTTCGAATTCCCCACCGCCGCCGCGCTCACTTCGATCAGCGGGAAGACCAGACTCATTGCCATAGCGAATCCCAACAACCCGACGGGCAAGGTTGTCTCTCGCGAACGCTTGATCGACGTTATTGAAGAAGCGCCCAACGCCGCCGTGCTCATCGATGAAGCCTATTTCGAGTTCTACGGCCAAACGCTGATGGATCTGATCGGCAAGTACGACAATCTGTTCATCGCGCGTACATTCTCCAAAGCCTACGGCCTCGCCGGATTCCGTGTCGGTGTGCTCGCCGGAAGCGCCACGCAGATGAAACTCGTGCGCCGCGTCAGCTCGCCGTACAACGTCAATGGCGTCGCACTCGCCTGCCTGCCGGAAGCTCTAGCAGACCGCGAATACGTAGCCGGATACTCCGCCGAAGTCCGCGCTGGTCGTCGCCGCCTCGAAAACGAACTCGAGCAACTTGGTATCCAGTACTGGCCCAGCCAGGCGAACTTCGTTCTCGCCCGCTTTGGCAAATTCCGTAAGCCCTTCATCGAAGCCATGCGCGCACAGGGCATTCTGGTTCGCGACCGCAACAGCGATCCCGGATGCGAAGGCTGCGTCCGAATCACCGTCGGGACCAATGACCAGACAAACCGTCTTCTGCGAGAACTCCGCGGCGCAGTCGACGCCATCGGCTGGAAACCCAGTTCCGCCGAGGCCTCCCGATGA
- the hisB gene encoding imidazoleglycerol-phosphate dehydratase HisB: MRKASLARNTNETKISLALNIDGKGRYEISTGIRFFDHMLELFTRHGAFDLTLSCKGDLDVDQHHTVEDVGIALGEAFDRALGDKKGILRAGYFLMPMDETLGIAAIDLGGRTSCAVDTKVRVRLVGDLQTELVYDFFEGFARGARANVHLKVMYGRSNHHKIESLFKAFARALRFACARDQRLAAMLPSTKGLL, from the coding sequence ATGAGAAAAGCTTCGCTTGCTCGCAACACTAATGAGACAAAGATTTCGCTCGCGCTCAACATTGATGGCAAGGGCCGGTACGAGATTTCGACCGGAATCCGCTTCTTCGATCACATGTTGGAACTCTTCACGCGTCACGGCGCCTTCGACCTGACGCTCTCCTGCAAGGGCGACCTCGATGTGGATCAGCACCACACCGTGGAAGACGTCGGTATCGCTCTCGGTGAAGCCTTCGATCGCGCTCTCGGCGACAAGAAAGGAATCCTTCGCGCCGGATACTTCCTGATGCCGATGGACGAAACGCTCGGCATCGCGGCCATTGATCTCGGCGGCCGCACATCGTGCGCCGTCGACACAAAAGTTCGGGTGCGCCTCGTCGGCGATCTCCAGACCGAACTCGTCTACGACTTCTTCGAAGGCTTTGCCCGTGGGGCTCGCGCCAACGTTCACCTCAAGGTGATGTATGGCCGCTCCAACCACCACAAGATCGAATCGCTGTTCAAGGCCTTCGCCCGCGCCCTACGCTTCGCCTGCGCCCGCGACCAGCGACTTGCGGCGATGCTGCCGAGCACGAAAGGGCTTCTATGA
- the hisH gene encoding imidazole glycerol phosphate synthase subunit HisH, with amino-acid sequence MIAVVDYKAANLASVQKAIAHLGFDSQITDDPEVVRRAERVILPGVGHFSTMQRLQDSGLRAAISDSIREGIPFLGICVGMQWLFAGSTEAPDVPGLGLFEGMCEHFPTGVKSPHVGWNDFEVRDESTLFRGIPRNAFVYFTHSYRAPVAAGVVATTLYGTPFAAAVERDNVFGVQFHPEKSGAAGIQILKNFCEAAC; translated from the coding sequence ATGATCGCAGTGGTCGATTACAAAGCGGCCAACCTCGCCTCGGTGCAAAAGGCGATCGCGCATCTCGGTTTCGACTCGCAGATCACCGACGATCCCGAAGTCGTCCGTCGCGCCGAGCGCGTCATTCTCCCCGGCGTTGGCCACTTCAGTACCATGCAGCGCTTGCAAGACTCTGGCCTCCGCGCAGCGATTTCTGATTCGATTCGCGAGGGCATTCCCTTTCTTGGTATCTGCGTCGGCATGCAGTGGCTTTTCGCCGGAAGCACAGAAGCGCCTGACGTCCCCGGTCTCGGTCTCTTCGAAGGCATGTGCGAGCACTTCCCCACCGGAGTGAAATCACCGCATGTCGGCTGGAACGATTTTGAAGTCCGCGATGAGTCGACACTCTTTCGCGGCATTCCCCGAAATGCTTTCGTTTACTTCACCCATTCCTATCGTGCTCCGGTTGCAGCAGGTGTGGTTGCGACGACTCTTTACGGCACTCCCTTCGCCGCCGCCGTCGAGCGCGACAACGTCTTCGGCGTGCAGTTCCACCCGGAGAAATCCGGGGCCGCCGGAATTCAGATCCTGAAGAACTTCTGCGAGGCGGCATGCTGA
- the hisF gene encoding imidazole glycerol phosphate synthase subunit HisF, whose amino-acid sequence MLTKRIIACLDVNQGRVVKGVQFVDLVDAGDPAELAHRHAASGADEVVLLDITATHEERPILLDAVRRTARELFVPFTVGGGVRSLSDAAALFDAGADKITMNSAAVARAELITEIAERFGSQAVVLAIDARRGEKAPRESEVYVSGGRKATGLKTIQWAREVEDRGAGEIMLTSMDRDGTRIGFDCELTAAVASTVSIPVIASGGAGNAAHFCDVFREGCADAALAASIFHFGIHDVRELKQYLREQGIPVRLPC is encoded by the coding sequence ATGCTGACGAAGCGCATCATCGCCTGCCTCGACGTCAACCAAGGCCGTGTCGTCAAAGGGGTGCAGTTCGTCGATCTCGTCGATGCCGGCGATCCCGCCGAACTCGCACACCGTCACGCCGCCTCCGGCGCCGACGAAGTCGTGCTCCTCGACATCACCGCCACGCACGAAGAACGCCCAATCCTGCTCGACGCCGTTCGTCGCACCGCCCGAGAGCTCTTCGTTCCATTCACCGTCGGCGGAGGCGTGCGCTCGCTCTCCGATGCTGCCGCTCTTTTCGACGCCGGCGCCGACAAAATCACAATGAATTCCGCTGCGGTCGCCCGGGCTGAACTCATCACCGAAATCGCCGAACGATTCGGTTCGCAGGCTGTGGTGCTCGCCATCGACGCTCGCCGGGGTGAGAAAGCGCCAAGGGAATCCGAAGTCTACGTTTCAGGCGGACGTAAGGCGACCGGCCTCAAAACCATCCAGTGGGCAAGAGAAGTGGAGGATCGCGGCGCCGGCGAGATCATGCTGACGTCGATGGATCGCGACGGCACTCGCATCGGCTTCGACTGCGAACTCACCGCTGCGGTCGCCAGCACTGTGTCGATTCCCGTGATCGCTTCCGGTGGGGCCGGCAACGCCGCGCATTTCTGCGATGTGTTTCGCGAGGGCTGCGCCGATGCCGCGCTCGCCGCCAGCATCTTCCACTTCGGCATTCAC